Part of the Vespa velutina chromosome 7, iVesVel2.1, whole genome shotgun sequence genome, ATTCTTTGAAGTATCTTTTTGTTCTTGATTTCGTTgcaaattattactattttgtatatttgaaCCTTTCTGCACAACAGCATATTCAGGTATAGTCGGGGAAGTTTCAAAATACTTGTTTATAGTAGCATATTCTGGACTATTAGGAAGTTCTGATGGACTTAATGAGGCAATACTAGCaggtctttctttttttgtattagcATTGGAAGAATTTCTTgttggtggtggaggtggaggaggagatgTAGCAGCCGATGACCTTGCAGAACAAAAACTTGCAGATCTTATTGCTGGACTCGCAGATACATCTGTTGATCTTTTAGTATCATTTTCTACATTACTTGATATCTCATTAAGTCCCGTGGAATTATTATCAccagaaaatttattaaaattctgatttaaagaaatttgaacAACTGATCGATTTGGGTCAGAATTATATCTACTTGGTCTAGTTTTAGAAAAATGGCTTGtccaatttttttgtttttctattaattcttttgaatttaattttctttctggTTTCTCTGGTTTTTCTGGTCTTTCATctaaacgattttcttttccataattcttttcacttttattaaaTGGAATGCGCGCTTTAAATTTGTCAGTTACATTGTCCAAGCCATAATTATGTCCATTTTCAAAATGTCTTTCTGCATTTAAAGTTGGTACACTTGCACTCCAATTACTCAAGTGATCTCTAGTTCCTGGTGGTGATGGAGAACGTGGTCGTGGTGATCTAGCTGGAGAAGTACATCCAGAACCTGAATTCGCAGAGCTAGAGCGAGAACGCAGGCCATGCAAATTACTTGGCTTTGTAATACGATCAACACTGTAGACATAAATatgcaatatttaaaaattttatgactTACGTAATTTTATACGTTTAATAACAACTTACGGTCTGTTTGGTTTATTTTCTTCACCAAGTTTTTCAAATAATGCACGAGCATTATTGAAACGTGCAACATGACTTTCTGTTCTTACAACTGTTACTTGTGTAGGTGATTCTTTTAGAGGTACAGATGGTTCCTTAAACCCATCCGATAAAATTGCATTTCCTTTGTGAGTTAAATTATCCAGTTGTGGttttgattgaaaaatatttgctaTGGCTGAAACTTTGGAGCCTCCTACTCGCTTCTTCTCCTCCACTGTTGCCATTGTTTGTATAACCttatatacaaagaaaaaaattacgttatatgtatattacttattcatttaaaaaaaatatatatatataaataaatttattatgtttgtgataaagatacttttatttatttattaaaaatgtaaagtagatatataataatacctgCTTTTATTCTAGGTATATATAGAAGTCATATATTAGATTTGTAATCCAGAATACTTCAGCCCATTGTCATTAGAATATAGTACATATTCACCACCTTGTTTGTAttctataaatagaaaaatgaaaacaaaataaaaaaaaaagaatgttttaatatctaataaaatattaaaacataaaCCTATCTATACTTAATTATCTTAtgcataatttattataattttattgacaTATTTCTGTTCATTAAACACTTGCAGAGTGTATTGATTTTTCTGAcctttttcaaatttagaTACATGCTTTCATACTCATAGAAAACATGCTTATAAGTTTTATAGCAGTACAGTACTGcaagtgataataaaaaatcttaaataataaataaaataatatttattattttcttataaaaatcatttagagTTAGAGTTTGTATAAAGATAGTATATAGACGTAGATCTTGTCTGGGTTCTACCCTCCTCCCTTTGCCATAGCACACCATGCTCCTGCAATCAATACTTGAATCCTACTCTGTAGTTGAGACATGAAAAGAGGAgacatatattcatacattgGATTTTTACATGACAATAGATACTTTTTTAGGGTATAAATTTTTGTGAATAGTACATttacaaatacaaaataagtgctaatattgtattattgaaTGCAAAGACGAGTTTCTTTTTAGtttgcatatattatttttgtttaacaaatatttttttaaattaaaaaaaagaagaaagaaagaaaagaaaaaataattcgaaaattgTAACAATCAAACATtagttttattacaattttaacaataaaactaattctctctctctctctctctcttctttctaatgtattttaaatacaaaatattaacttttttttttatatgaataactctactaaaatctttttaagaattaaataaaattaatcaaaggATTTAAAGTTTGaatgttaatgaaatttttaagcACGATTCTATTAACTGATATTTGCAAACTttggataaaatatatatatatatatatatatatatatatatatatatatatacatatatatatatacatatatatttatagagtaTTGATAAAACACATTATAAAAAAGTAGtcttcataaaatataaaataaaataattaaaatatgtagCAAGATCGAATACAaaagcataaaaataaaattactttatttatagatagaatatagaatttatGTTATACTgtatataagtttatattttaaattatgattataattactttattacttcaatattttttattaaaattgcaaacaagaaataaattattaaacaacaaGTTGTTTACGtccaataagaaatatataagtcATAAACGtgttacatacacacatcacacatacacacacaccacacaccacacacacacatcactcacacacacacacacaacacaaaacatataacacacacaacacacatacacacacgcgttATGCAAGCAAATACGAAAgcatatgaattaatttttctcttcggattaataaatttcatttctattgcTTATAAGATCATTTCatctatttacttttattccttaataaagaaaagatatttgttaaatcaaatatatggattatttcaagataatatttaaatggagcaaaattataaacaagaaaaataataaatattctattaacgagaaaaacaatataaaagaataaaatttgataataatatttcgttatatagatataataaaatgtgataatataaatatgtgtataaatatatccaaATAAATCTACCTTCCAAGCGCCATTATGAATCATTAGCCATCAAATATAACGACTATATAAAATCATGATTTTGTAGTGAATACAAAACGTTGATTCTTATTCGTTACACTTACACAATacacagaaaaaaaatctatatattaaagtacaaaaaaaatctctcttgtgttaaaaaaaaaaaaaagggacaaaaaaaaaacttttaattgtttataggAAATATAAACTAACCAGAAATGTCACCATGTGCACGAAACCATTTTCTCCGGGAAGATGGAGAGAGTAGTATTgaaagttttgtttttttcttttttttttttctttttttttttttttctttttttcccctaacGATTCGATAGTCCTTTAGGAAACAGGACCCTCTATCGCGCActtaaaatttgtttcttcctaaagggaaaaaaaaaaaaaagaaactattctTGGCACTGTCAAATGATAATCACTGCTTGGATTCCTGGTAAACGCTTGTTTTcacgaattctttttttttttacttgtgtTAAAACGACTCCAGGTCTAACAATCTTATTAATATCGAAACCTATTCTACTTATTTCTTaatttggaaataataattgattctATTTAAAACTGAATGTAATAAGGTTTTACATCACGAAACACTTTCACGACCGGCTGGGTTCCGTCCGTGTCAACAACCCGTGAAAAATGGTCCAAGATGGTCGCCATCCTTTTTTGAAGATGGCGTCTATGGTCTTTCCTAGGGAATTTTCAACACGGCAagttatcaaatatataaacacataaaaGAACAAGCTcagctgtttttttttcttgcttttacaGCTTTGaccgaaatattttaataaaatcatgatattattattatcattattattattattattattattattattatatctacgaGAATgtcttaaataaataatacgagtTGCGGCATGAggtaatacttatataaataagtcGTTATCTTACATTTTACCCTATGATAGACAAACACACatggattatttaaaatatatgtaatatttaagtaataaGACGAATggtaatgattatatttaaaaaaaaatttttttttttaaacaagatTCTCGCGTATTTACATAAgaactatataaattttatgaaaaattgaagaaaagtaTTAACCACTAATCAAAATTGTTATCCCGTAAATCTGGACTACGGTCGCTAGTATCGATCGTGAGAACTGGTGAGAACACGTCACACACAATGGACGCTACGGTTTGTATAATGGTGAGCACGTAACTGTTTATCGTGTATTGCATCACAAGAAAGCAAGTTATGGTGTGCATCCTGtgtcaaataaatgaaaaccgTTAAATGCGCTTGAATCGATGAGCATTCTTTGGTGAGGTGCGAATTGTGTTAGTGAAGAAAATACCAGTGTCACGTAAGTGTGTACGAGCCACTGAAGGTCTTGTAAAACATCAAGGACTTATCTTCGCAAAACATGAACTTTTCTAAGATTGATGAggatatataatcattttacatATCCGTAGTGGTGCCAAGACATAGCTAAAACCTGTTTTAACGATGAACTTTTGTAGGCATAGCGTTCGCGCTTTAAAAGACTATATATTGAAACTTTTCCAAAAAACGGGTATATTATGTGTCATGAAATATAGAAGAATGTTAAGGACTGATTATATTATTCGGTAAAATTAGGGCTTAACgtttaaattgaaaagataaatttaattacataaatttttacaaccggtatttttatgttatatacgGACGATTCATAATAACAATCGTGAGACGTCAGTTAAAAcggtattttattattataaattttaacgaaaactAAACCATAGCGCGAAACAATTTTGATTGTGCATAGCTGGAACATGAACATTTTGTGATAATGTTAGATGTAAATTGGAAACTGCTATGGATTATACACACGTTCTAATTAAAGTATACGAAGACAATTTTAGTATCAAGAGTTATAAACCAATGCAAGTTTTTGGCCAATGGATttcttgaatataataaaacattataaaaacTACATCTTTTACCACAGTGACTTTAAATTGGATATTATGTGCGATCTTCTGAATCTTCTTATACTAAAAACATTACTGAGTTGTTTGCTACCGTGTAATTATCGTAAGATGTACGAAATCCTTTCAAATATGATATTCTTGTGGGACaagtacaattttattttatctatccaACTAGTAagcctttttttatatttgattttcagaaaatatttaaaggtgCCAGCACAGCATCGGTCTTACACGGTAACGTCCTGTATTCCTAAAAAGATAGAGCCTGGATGAAGGAATCAATAAAGAACTGATCTTCAAGCCTATATCATATTAGTATCAAGGACAATTTCAaactagaagaagaagaagaagaagaagaagaagaagaagaagaagaagaagaagaagaagaatggacAACAACGCAGATGCagataatttaaatctaaGTTGTGGAGAAAATGATATAGtggatgaattaaaaattggaGCTGATGAAACATATGATACACGCAGTGAAGTATCATCCAGCAGCTCGAATTCAGATTCTAGTCAACCTAGTATAAGTTCCATTTCTACTAAATCATCGCGTGGGGATAACAAGAGGAATCgcaagaataaaggaaaacgTGCTAGGTCAAGAGAATCTAAATCTTCCAGTCCCGAAACTAAGCGTGCAAGATCTAAGGAGAGCAAAGGACTTGCTAAGAGTTATGACTATGCAACGAAATTGAATTACTTATTTAGAGATGCAAggttagatatttttttaaatataaattttcaatgtattatcgattatgttaatatttaatattaataaaaaaataaaaaattcttatgtatatatatatatatatatatatatatatataatttatatatctatcaagaacatatcataaatttttttttgacagaTTTTTCATCATCAAGTCTAACAATGCTGAGAACGTAACCCTTTCCAAGGCCAAAGGAGTATGGAGCACACTTCCTCAGAATGAAGCTAATTTAAACCAAGCGTATAGAGAATCACGGAACGTATTGCTTATTTTTTCTGTAAAAGAATCAGGAAAATTTGCTGGTTTTGCAAGGCTCAGCACTGAATCTAGAAGAGATGGAGCACCTATTTCATGggtatatatgatttataataacattgaaaaaagaaaaaaaaaaaaaaaaaaaaaaaaaaaaaaaagaaaaaaaaaatgaatactttatatctattacaaataaatgtttttatctttaggTTTTACCTCCTGGCTTATCTGCAAAAGCATTAGGTGGTGTATTCAAAGTAGATTGGATATGTAGAAAAGAATTACCATTTACAGCAACATTGCATTTATATAATCCTTGGAATGATGGCAAGCAAGTTAAAATCGGTAGAGATGGTCAAGAGATTGAGCCTCGTGTCGCAGAAGAATTGTGCAGATTATTTCCTGAAGATGAAGgtaaatcttaaaaattaattttatttataatatctaattcttgtttacataaaaattctatattttacaGGGATAGAAATGACTCCAATCTTAAGAAAGTCTAAAGAAGCAGCtaaacatattattaaatcaacaCGTTCATACAGAGATAGTAGACCTatcagtaataatagtagattTTTACGTACTCGAGGCAGAGGACGTCGACTTTTCCTGACATCAAGATCACGATTAGCTTCTTTAGCGAGAGGATCACACTTATCCAGTGGAGAACATAGAGGCTCAAgggatcatcatcatcatcatcatcatcgataCACTAATTGGTTTAATAGAGGAGATTCACCTTATTCAAAGTATGATGATTTTCATGGTTACATGTTATATAagttgtatattatttaaataacaaaaaagtacaactaaaattaattttttagagGATATGGTAACACTGGTCTGGGCGTAGCTGCTGCTGCTGAAGCTTATGTTGCAGATTATATGCGTACTATGCAGCATCAATTACCACCATTGCCACCTTATGCTGCACCACATCCATATGATCCTctacctccaccaccaccacccccaAGATATTATGATGGCTTGCCACTACCACCCGACTATACTGCAGCTGCTTCAGCACTTGAAAAACGC contains:
- the LOC124950693 gene encoding YTH domain-containing protein 1, translating into MDNNADADNLNLSCGENDIVDELKIGADETYDTRSEVSSSSSNSDSSQPSISSISTKSSRGDNKRNRKNKGKRARSRESKSSSPETKRARSKESKGLAKSYDYATKLNYLFRDARFFIIKSNNAENVTLSKAKGVWSTLPQNEANLNQAYRESRNVLLIFSVKESGKFAGFARLSTESRRDGAPISWVLPPGLSAKALGGVFKVDWICRKELPFTATLHLYNPWNDGKQVKIGRDGQEIEPRVAEELCRLFPEDEGIEMTPILRKSKEAAKHIIKSTRSYRDSRPISNNSRFLRTRGRGRRLFLTSRSRLASLARGSHLSSGEHRGSRDHHHHHHHRYTNWFNRGDSPYSKGYGNTGLGVAAAAEAYVADYMRTMQHQLPPLPPYAAPHPYDPLPPPPPPPRYYDGLPLPPDYTAAASALEKRSYERSVDEFLWRTASRHNRHSDHRSSRDHHHRYRDRR